From the genome of Desulfurella sp.:
CCTCGGGCATAATTAAAAAAACCGAAAAGGCACCAGGGGGTTTTGAAATACATGTAAGTGAAATGAAGGTAATTTCTAAGGTCAAGAAGGAACCACCATTCAATTTAATGACCAAGGATGTGCCGTCAATTGACCTGCGACTGGATAACAGGGCACTTGACCTAAGGAGGCCGTATAATCTTGACCTGTTTACACTTAGAGCCACAGTTATAAAGTCTGTGCGTGAGTACCTATATTCTCAGGGATTTCTTGAAGTTAACACCCCAAAGATAATCGCTTCAGCATCTGAGGGTGGGGCAGCGCTGTTTCCTCTTATGTATTATGATAAGCAGGCATTTCTTGCACAGAGCCCTCAGCTTTACAAGGAAGAGCTAACTATGCCATTTGAAAAAGTGTTTGAAATAGGGCCTATTTTTAGAGCAGAACCTTCAAGAACATTAAAGCATCTCAGTGAATCTGTGAGCCTTGATGTTGAAGCCGCGTTTTTATCAAATGATGACTTGATGAACCTAATTGATGGCTTAGTCAGAAACACAATAACAGATATCTGGAAAACTTCATATGAAATTTTAAAGCGCATAAAGGCGCCCGAACTTAAGCTTCCTGAACATATTAGCAGATTTAAATACAGCGAAATAATTGAATGGTTAAACAAAAATAACATCAAGCTTAACTTTGGTGATGACCTTGGACAGAAAGAACTTGAATTATTTGGAAGGCATGTAAATGGCTTTTACTTTATAACTGAGTGGCCAATTAAGCTAAAACCGTTTTATATAAAACCCANNNNNNNNNNATGATGAAGTTACGTATTCATTTGACCTTATGTTCCGTGAACTTGAGCTCAGCAGTGGAGGTGAAAGGGTGCACGATTCTTCCCTTTTAAGAAAGAACCTAAAAGTCGCAGGTCTCCCCATAAAGAGCTTCAAATACCATTTAGTACCATACTCCTACGGCATGCCACCCCATGGGGGATTTGGTATGGGAGTTGAAAGGTTATTGATGACCCTTACAGGCGTGGGCAACATAAGAGAAGTATCCCTGTACCCGCGCGATGTGAGGAGGCTTTTACCATGAAGTTTAGTATTGATCATATATCTAAATTGGCACTTATCAAGATAAGTGCAGAAGAAAAAAGGGATATAGAAAAGAGAATAAATGCTTTGAGAGTGCTACTAAACGATTTAGAAAATGTTAAACTTCCAGAAGAGGCCATAGTGCTTGTGCCTGAAGGTAAACATGAAAGGGACGACATTCCAGTTCAGTTTGATTCCGAAATAATTTTGGAAGGTTTTAACAGTATAAAGGACAGATATATAAAGGCGCCAAGGACTCTATGAACTTTAATGGACATGACGTTACAGACATTCTAGATATGGTAAGACGCGGGTCCGTAGATATAATTGATGTAAATGAATGGTTTTACAGAAAGAGCATTGAATTAAATGATAAAATAAATTCAATAGAAAAAAATTTAAAAGATTATTTGTTGAGCAATATTGATCAGGAAAATACAAAAAAGGGGTAAAGATGCTATGATTGAAGAGACCTTATCTTTAAGGGATTGGGCAAGGCGAAATAAAATATGGATGCCGAATTCTTGGAAGCAATATTTAAATGATTTAATTGAATTTTACAAAGATGCATACATTTTAAAGAAATTAAAGGATTATTTGATAGAAACTAGCAAAAAATATAACACATTAGATGATATAAGAATTCATGAAGGTCAAGAAATTTATGATAAATTCAAAACAATGATTTACGGAGGAATTGGATCAAGCAATATAAACGATTCTTTTGCAAAGTTTATGTTTGAAGTATTTGGTATAAGAATATCAAATGCTAAAACTTTTGAAGATAGCATAGGATTTTATGAAAAATATGGTGATGGAATTGCAATTACTATCGAAAGTCCTGGTGAAATGAAACCATGGATTTCTCTCATAGACATAGATAAGATAGTAGAGATTACAAAATCAATCATAGTTTCATTAAGTAATGATTTAGAAATCATATTATCACAATATAATTTAAATGGTTATAATTTAGATATAAGTAATTTTTCAGTTAAAGATATTATTTCTTATTTCCCTAACCCTAATGATTCACCTAAAAAATTGATTGATTTAATCAATGATTTTAAGCAAAAAGGAGTTGCCCTTTCAATAGGTATAAATCCATTCTCAACATTTTTATTTTATACCAGAGCTATACCTATGAAAGTGTTAATAGATTTCCTAGACCTAGAGTCTGATTTAACAAAAGTTGAAGAGCTGATTAAATTTTTAAAACTTAAAAAATATTCCATAATAGATTGGAGGCAAATAGAAACTTCTACTATCCATTCTGAAACAATTTATTTACTTGCAAGTGATTATTTTAAATATTCAAATCAACTCAATTACAATGGAGAATTTTTAAACTTATTTTGGAAACATTTAATTTATATTGACAAAAATATTTTGATGATTAATATTTGTTATATGGAATTAATCTACGGAATTATAATTGGTTTAACACTTGGTTTAACTGGTGCTGGTGGCTCAATTATAACTATACCTATACTGCTTTATTTGCTTGATATGAATGTTCATAGTGCAACGGGGACAAGTTTGGTTGTTGTTGGCGTTGGCTCTTTAGCTGGTGCTATACAATACATGCTTGGCAAGCAAAAGTACGTCCACTGGAAAATATCCATTGTATTTTCTATAGCTGGTATATTTGGTGCATTTTTAGGTTCTTACATAAATTCTTTGCTGCCAGCAAAAATTATACTGTATGGATTTTCTGCATTGATGTTGGTTATTGGCATACTAATGCTAAGACAAAAAGAATACCAAAATAAAAAAGAATCTGAACAACAAATAAGTCTAAAAAACATAAAAGGTTTAAGTGCATGGTCAAAATTTGTTTTGGCAGGTTTTGGTATTGGTTTGATGACTGGATTTTTTGGTGTAGGTGGTGGTTTTTTAATAGTACCAACGCTTGTTTTGATTTTAGATTTTCCAATGAAAGATGCCATTGCAACAAGCCTCTTAGTTATTGCCTTAAATTGCTTATGGGGTATTCTTTCAAGGCTTAGTGGTGTAGGTTCAATAGAAATAACACAAGCAATATACATAAGCGTGGGTGCGATTATTGGTATGGCCATTGGTGTAGTTATTGCAAAAAGAATAAAAGCAGGCTATTTAACACGAATTTTTTCCTATTTTGTTATAATACTTGCTTTTTATATGTTTGCAAGAACACTTGGTCTAATAAATTAATATTCGGAGGATTTGATGGCTATAGAAAAATCTTTTTCATTTAAAAGCATATCAACCCTGGCAACGCCTATCAGACTTGTGCTTGGATGGCAATTTTTTAGTGCATTTTTAAGACGGGTCGTAAATGATCCAGAAAAACTTGACCCTAACTCACCTGCATTTATGGGGCACGCATTTAATCATTTTTTGCCTCATGCATTATTTATAAAACCCATGATAGAGTACCTTATCACGCACCCTCATTTATTATTTATATTTTTAATGGTATTTACAATTATAGAAGGTTTTGTGGGTATTGGATTAGTACTTGGGCTTTTTACCAGGTTATCTGCAATAGGTGCCACTTTACTTTCACTTGGCATATTACTCGGTACAGGTTGGCTTGGCTCAACCTGTGTAGATGAATGGCAGATTGGCATAGCAGGCATATCAAGCGGTCTTGTTATTTTTAGTTTAGGTGGGGGTTTATTTTCACTTGATAATATGTTTTTTAAAAATAAAAATTCAAAACTCCTTGCATATTTGGCTTCAAATAACTTAAAAACTAATGAGTCTTCTTTTAAAACAGAAGCTTTGATTTTTAGTATTATAGCTATGTTTATAACACTATATACTTATCAGGCCCTTCATGGTGGCTTATACGGTAAATTGTACAATTTATCAAAAATACCAAAGATTGAAATTTTAAATGCACATCTCAAAAAAAATGGTGAGTTAAATTTAACTATTTATCGCACAAATGGTCCTGATACTTACGGTGCTTTTATTGAAGAAATAGCTCTTCTTGATGAAAAAGGCAAGGTAGTTGAAACAATAAATCCAAACAATCAAAATTTATTTAAAAATGATATAAAAAATTTTTACTTTAATAAAATTGAGCCAAACAAATTTTCACTTGTTGTACCACTTGGAGCAAAAGCCACAATAAATATCAAGCCAACAGGCAACATATCACTTAAAAAAGGTTATTATACAGTAGAGTTAACCGATGTTAGCGGTTTGAAATGGTCTAAGAAAATAAACTTAGATTAAAACTAACATCACAAGCTTGCTCAATTAATTGGGCAAGCTTGTCTATACCCTCATGATATGTAGATGATGTTTTAATGTATTTTATGTTTAATGTTTCAATGGCTTTTTTTGTTTTAGCAAGATGAGATTGGCTTGCTTTATCTATTTTTGTAAGCACAATTACAGTACTTAAATTATTATACTTAAGCCAATTTAAAAAAATCTCATCGCTAGGCATTATTGATACCTTTGTATCTATAAGCAAAAAAATCAACTGCAACATATTGGCATTTAGCANNNNNNNNNNGATTTTGAACGCTTTGCAAAACCATACCCTGGCAAATCAACAAGGTAAAATTTTTCATCAACCAAAAAAACATTTATTGTTGTGGTTTTCCCTGGAGTTTTGCTTACTTTAGCTATTTTTTGATTTAAAATAGCATTTATCATCGAAGATTTACCTACATTGCTTCTTCCACAAAAAACAAACTGAGGCAACTCAAGCCTTGTGGGAGCTTCTAAAAAGCTACCCACAAATTTGACTTTTTTAAAGTATGTTTCTTTCATACCTCATGAATTGCTTTTGCTATAAGATCACCCATTTGTGCAGTATTAACTTTTTTATCTGAGTTTGTTGCAATATCTGGCGTTCTATAACCCATCTTTAAAACCAAACTAACAGCATCTTCAACACATTTTGCTTCTTTATCAAGCTTAAGTCCGTATTTTAAAAGCATTGCAAGTGATTCAATCTGAGCAATAGGGTTTGCAATACCAAGGCCTGCAATATCAGGAGCAGAACCATGTATTGGCTCAAACAATCCAACCTTGCCGCCAACAGATGCACTGGCAAGCATGCCGATAGAACCTGTCAGCATACTTGCTTCATCACTTAATATATCGCCAAATATGTTACCTGTCACAATTACATCAAATTGCTTTGGGTTTCGAACAAGTTGCATTGCAGCATTATCAACATACATGTGATTTAGCTCTACATCGGGGTAATCTTTGGATACATCTATTACTATATCACGCCAGAATTGTGATACTTCAAGAACATTTGCTTTATCTACACTTGTTAATTTTTTTCTTCTTTGTCTTGCGATTTCAAATGCGAGTTTGGCTATACGTCTGACTTCTTCATCTGTGTAAACCATTGTATTGAAAGCTTTTTTTCTATCTTGGCTAAAACCCCTTGGCTCACCAAAATAAATTCCTCCCGTTAGTTCTCTAACTACAATTAAATCAATTCCTTCAATGATCTCTCTTTTAAGCGTTGATGCATCGACAAGCTCATTAAATACCTTTGCAGGCCTTAAATTTGCAAAAGCGCCCAAAGCTTTTCTGATTCCCAAAAGACCTGCTTCTGGCTTTAAATGGTGTGGCAGGTTTTCCCATTTTGGACCACCTACAGAACCAAAAAATAACGCATCGGTTGACAATATCGTATCAATTGTTTCTTGTGTTAGCGGTACTCCAAATTTATCAATTGAACAACCGCCTACATAAACATATTTATACTCAAATGTATGATTAAATTTGTTTGCTATTTCTTCTAAAACTTTAAGACCTTCTTTAACAATTTCTGGACCAATGCCATCACCTTCCATTACGGAAATTACAAATTTACTCATTTTAAGCTCCTTTTTGAATCATTTTTTTTGCATAATTAAACAAACCGCCGCTTTCAATCAACTCTTGCATGAATTCTGGTATAGCTGTTGCCTGGTATGTTTCGTTTTTTGTTTTATTGAAAATTTTACCAGTGTTGGTATCTATTTCTAAAATGTCACCTTCGCTTATTTTGTCTGTTTCGGGTAACTCTAAAATTGTTAAACCTATATTAAAAGCATTTCTGTAAAATATCCTTGCAAATGACTTTGCTATAACACAGGATATACCAGCTGCTTTTATAGCAATAGGTGCATGTTCTCTAGATGAACCGCTTCCAAAATTAAAACCAGCAACAATGCAATCACCTTTTTGTGCCTTTTTTACAAAATCTGGATCTGCATCTTCCATACAATGTTTGGCAAGTTCAGCTTCATCAGAAGTATTTAAATACCTTGCAGGTATGATTAGATCTGTATCAATATTATCTTCAAATTTCCATACTTTTGCGACAATCATTTTATCACCTCATCAGGATTTATTATTTTTCCTGCTACAGCGCTTGCTGCAACAACAGCTGGATTGGCAAGATAAACAAAAGATTTAGGAGATCCCATTCTGCCAACAAAATTTCTATTAGATGTTGAGACTGCAACTTCTGAGTCAGCCAAAATACCCATGTGTCCACCAAGACATGGTCCACATGTAGGTGTGGATATAACAGCTCCTGCTTCCAAAAAGATATCAAATAAACCTTCTTTCATAGCTTGTTTGTAAATCTCAACAGTTGCAGGTATAATAATTAAGCGCACATATTTTGCCACTTTGTTGTTTTTTAAAATTTCAGCCGCAATTCTTAAATCACTTATGCGACCATTTGTACATGAACCAATAAAAGCCTGATCTATTTTTATATCTTCTTTAATCTCGCTTATACCTTTAGTGTTTTCTGGCAAGTGTGGAAAAGCTACCTGTGGCTCAATATTTGAAGCATCAAATTCATATATTTTTACATATTGGGCATCTTCATCGCTTTTGAATATCTCATAATCTGCAATATTTCTTTCTTTTAAATAATTAATTGTGGTTTCATCAGCTTCAATAATACCGTTTTTTCCACCTGCTTCTATTGCCATATTGCACATTGTCATCCTATCATCCATAGATAACTCACTAATTGCGCTACCACAAAATTCCATAGATTTATAAAGTGCACCATCAACGCCAATTGTGCCAATTATTTTAAGTATAAAATCTTTGCCACCAACCCACTTATTTCTTTTTCCATTGATAATAAATTTAATGGATTCTGGAACTCTAAACCATGATTTACCTGTGGCGAAAGCAAAACCTACATCAGAACTTCCCATACCTGTTGCAAATGCACCAAAAGCTCCATGCGTACAGGTATGTGAATCTGCACCTACTATTAACATACCAGGTTTAATATACCCCTGTTCAGGCAAAAGCGCATGCTCTATTCCCACCTCTCCTGATTCCCAGTAATGCTTTATGTTGTTTTGTTTGACAAAATCTCTCATAATTTTACACTGGTTTGCAGAATTTATATCTTTATTTGGTGTAAAATGATCAGGTATAAGCGCTATTTTATCTTTGTTTGCTATTACACCTCCCAAATCATTAACAAATTTTATAACAATAGGTGCTGTAACATCATTTGCAAACGCCAGATCTACATCAGCCAATATAATCTCTCCTGGCTTTACAAAATCTTTTTTTGCGTGTTTTGCAAGAATTTTTTGACTAATTGTCATTTTTTCCATTAACCCCTCCTATACCTATATCAAAACTTTTAATGTAGTTTTCTATGCTCTTTAATTCTTTTATATTTTTTTCTTCTTCAATTTTTATAACTTCTTTATCGCCTTTTGATAAAGCTTGTATTTCTTTTTCTAATTCTTCTATTCTATGCAATAAGTATCTAAATAATTTACCTTCAACATCAGGTAATTTTGTATGATCAAAATCTTTCCTTTCTTCTGCAGGTTCTTTCTTAATAATTTTACCTGGCACGCCAACAACTGTTGAATTATCTGGAACTTCTCTTACCACAACGCTATTTGAGCCAATCTTAGAATTATCTCCAATCTTAAATGCACCCAAAATTTTGGCACCGCTTCCTACAACAATATTATTTCCAAGCGTTGGATGTCTTTTTACTTTTTCCAGGCTTGTACCGCCAAGAGTTACACCCTGATACAGCGTAACATTGTCTCCGATTTCTGCAGTTTCACCAATTACTACACCCATACCATGATCAATAAAAAAATTTTTTCCAATTTTTGCAGCAGGATGAATCTCAATACCTGTTAAAAATCTACTTATATGAGATGTAAATCGAGCAATTAACTTTAAATTTTTATTCCATAAATAATGCGAAAATCTATGCATCCACAAAGCATGAAGACCAGGATAACACAACACTACTTCCGGTATACTTCGCGCTGCTGGATCTTTTTCAAAAATATTATTTATATCTTGTTTTGCTTGTTCAATTATTTTAGTTTTTTTTCCAAAATAAACACCAAGAGCAATAATAGGTAAAGTGAATATAAATTTTTTTCTCATAATTGATTCCACTCCTGCAAAATTTGTTTTTGTAAATCAATCATTGTCTCATAATCTTTTATATTATCGTGTGTATAACCCAATAGATGCAAAAAACCATGCACAATTAAAAATAATAAAAATTCTTTCTCATTCATTCCAGCTTTTTGAGCTTCTTTTTTAGCTACTTCACAACATATAGCAATATCGCCAAGTATATTATCATTATAACCATAAAAAGACAATACATCTGTAGCAGTATTTTTTTTTCTGTATTGTTTATTTAACTCTTTTATTTTATCAATATTACAAAATAAAATGTTAATTTCTTTTTTTTGTGAAATATTGAATTTTTTATACAAAAAATCAAGAAACTTTTTAAAATATGATTTATTATTTATACCACACTCATCAATTATTGTTCTCATTTATATTTTATCCTGTGATGGAAAATACCTATAAGTACATTAACAAAACTATCAACAATTAAATTTAACTCCCTCAAAGATAAATCAGATTCATCTAATTGTCCGTCTAAAAAAATCTCGTTTGTTAGATTTTTAACGTAATTTTTTAAATGCGTAACAGTAGGTTCGTTTAAGTTTTTTGTAGCTGCCTCAACTTTATCTGCAAGCATAACAATACCAGACTCTTTGGATTGAGGTTTAGGTCCAGGATAGCGAAAATCTTCTTCATTGGGGTTTAAACCCATTTCTTTTGCTTTGTCATAAAAGTACTTAACAATCATTGTTCCATGATGCTGTTCTATAATGTCAATAATTTGTGACCCAAGTCTGTATTTTTTTCCAATTTCAACACCATCTTTTACATGATTTTTAATAATTAAGCTGCTTACATATGGCATAAGCCTATCGTGAGGATTTTCTATATCAAATTGATTTTCAATAAAATATGTAGGTTTTTTTAGTTTGCCAATATCGTGATAATATGATCCTACTTTTGCAAGCAATGAGTTTGCACCAATTGCCTGGCAGGCTGCTTCAGAAAGGCTTGATACAACTATACTATGATGATAAGTTCCGGGAGCTTTAATTGCTAATTCTTTGAGTAATGGATGATTTAGGTTTCCAAGCTCGACAAGCTTTACATTTGTAGCTATATCAAATAACCATTCAAAAATTGGAAGTATACCGCTGATAATTATAGCTGTTAAAATACCATTTAGCGCACCCAATCCAATGCTTATTAATGTTACGTTATTAAATAAATTATTGCTTTGTAACATATAAAATATAAGTATAAGCGCAACATTAATAAAAGATATGATAAAACCTACTTTAACAATACCGCCTCTATTTCTATTTCCGACAAGGTATACGCTTGCAACAGCACTATCCAAAAAAGAGTAAATAAAAATCATAAACCTTAGACTGTTATCTACAGTTATAGAAGCTAAAATAACTGTAATTAATGAAATCGAAATTGAATATTTAAAACCAACAAGTAAAACACCTAGGATTGAAGCTACAGCAAAAGGTACCAGATAAAGTAACACACTCTTTGGAAAATCTGGTGAGTAGTAACCCACAACTACTGACAAGAAATAAAATACCTTTATTAAAATTATCTGTAAAAGTACAATAGTACCAGTTATTACAATCAATTTTTTGTATGGAATTTTTTCTGTGGGTCTGAGTTTTTTATAAACAAATGCTGAAGTGACAAAAAAAACGGCTAACATTAAAATAATTCCAATTAAATCTAAAAACCTGTTTTTAACTTCAAATAAAGAATTTAATGCTTTCAGCTTTACATAAGCATTCTTATCTATTATGTCACCTTCTCTAACAACAACTTCACCTTTGGATAACTTTAGATATACAGGAGCTATTTTTTCTCTTGCCTGTTTTTTAAGTTCTTGAGTTTTTTCTGAATTATAAAAAGCATTTGGTTTAACTAAAGAAAAAACAAAATCAATAATCAGTTTTCTTAATTCTGAGTTTGGTACTGACCAGTGCAATTTATCATACGATAAAGCTTTAGCTGTATTCAAATCAATAAATTTCTCCGTATTGGTTTCCAGCCTGCTGGTTTTTAACTCTGTGTTGTATATCAAAATCTGGTTTTTTACATACTGGTAATCCGATGGTCCAGATAAAACATAATATCTGTTAATATCTTTCAATATTGTGTTTGTAAACCTTAGTATTATACTTTTATTTTTTAAAATTTTATTAAAAGTATCCAAATCTAAATTTATATCTAAATCCTGATTGAATTTTTTTAAAGCAAGCATTTTATCTTTTATATTCGCTATATCATTAAATGCGGTGTATATTTTATTATATAAATTATCGTACAACTCAGGATTATAATAAAAAACATTAGGCACCGCAGCTTCCGCTTGCTGAATTTTTGCATGTGTAGCATACGGATCTTCAACTAGCATGGATACATTTGAACGAATTGTTTTTGGTGCTACATCTCCAATTTTTAGAGAACTAATGCCAAGTTTACTTTTTGGAACTATTAAAAAAACAATTAAAATAAAAAATACTAGCGCTAGTAAAAATTCATTAGTAATTAAATGCTGATATTTTTCAAAAAGTGCTTTCGCTTTCTTGATTATCCTTATCTCTTTTTTCATATGCTTCAACTATTTTTGATACTATCGGATTTCTTAATACATCTTCCCTTTTAAAATCAACAAAGCCAATTGATTCTAAATTTAGTTTTCTAAGTAAACTCACTGCATCAGCCAGACCGCTTTTTATATTGTGCGGCAGGTCAATTTGTGTAATATCACCTGTTATTACAACTTTGGAATCAAAACCAGTTCTTGTTAAAAACATCTTCATCTGACTTACAGTTGTATTTTGAGCTTCATCTAAAATGATAAAAGCATTATTAAGCGTTCTGCCTCTCATATAGGCAAGTGGCTCTATTTCAATTTTTCCCTGTTCAATTAACTTTAGGGCAAGTTCAGTTTCGATACAATCATAAATGGCATCATATAATGGTTTCATATAAGGGTTAATTTTTTCGTACAAAGTTCCAGGCAAAAAGCCAAGTTTTTCACCTGCTTCTACTGCTGGTCTTGTTAATATTATCCTTTTAACTTTTTTTTCAAGTAAAGCATTAATGGCAGCAAAAACAGCCAGATATGTTTTTCCTGTACCAGCAGGTCCAATCCCAAATGTAATTGTATTTTTTTCAATGAGCTCCAAGTACTTTGCTTGATTAACATTTTTTGGCAGTATAGATTTTATTTTTGCATGAGCTTTTGGGGGATTAAAAACTACCTTTGCGTTTAAAGTATTGTTATTGTCTAACTCAGAAATTAAACTATCTATAGCATTTTCTCCAATAAGAATACCCTTATCCACCATATCATTGATATTTTTTAAATAATTGTAAGCAAGCTGTATATTTTTATCGCTACCTTTTATCAGAACCTCACCTCCCCTAAAAACAATAAAAACAT
Proteins encoded in this window:
- a CDS encoding amino acid--tRNA ligase-related protein; translation: MLKVYGKVEDGTKAEIMGWVLSIREQKTLAFVIVVENRKQVQLVVNERKLLNRIKQNTVISASGIIKKTEKAPGGFEIHVSEMKVISKVKKEPPFNLMTKDVPSIDLRLDNRALDLRRPYNLDLFTLRATVIKSVREYLYSQGFLEVNTPKIIASASEGGAALFPLMYYDKQAFLAQSPQLYKEELTMPFEKVFEIGPIFRAEPSRTLKHLSESVSLDVEAAFLSNDDLMNLIDGLVRNTITDIWKTSYEILKRIKAPELKLPEHISRFKYSEIIEWLNKNNIKLNFGDDLGQKELELFGRHVNGFYFITEWPIKLKPFYIKP
- a CDS encoding amino acid--tRNA ligase-related protein, whose amino-acid sequence is DEVTYSFDLMFRELELSSGGERVHDSSLLRKNLKVAGLPIKSFKYHLVPYSYGMPPHGGFGMGVERLLMTLTGVGNIREVSLYPRDVRRLLP
- a CDS encoding sulfite exporter TauE/SafE family protein, which codes for MIEETLSLRDWARRNKIWMPNSWKQYLNDLIEFYKDAYILKKLKDYLIETSKKYNTLDDIRIHEGQEIYDKFKTMIYGGIGSSNINDSFAKFMFEVFGIRISNAKTFEDSIGFYEKYGDGIAITIESPGEMKPWISLIDIDKIVEITKSIIVSLSNDLEIILSQYNLNGYNLDISNFSVKDIISYFPNPNDSPKKLIDLINDFKQKGVALSIGINPFSTFLFYTRAIPMKVLIDFLDLESDLTKVEELIKFLKLKKYSIIDWRQIETSTIHSETIYLLASDYFKYSNQLNYNGEFLNLFWKHLIYIDKNILMINICYMELIYGIIIGLTLGLTGAGGSIITIPILLYLLDMNVHSATGTSLVVVGVGSLAGAIQYMLGKQKYVHWKISIVFSIAGIFGAFLGSYINSLLPAKIILYGFSALMLVIGILMLRQKEYQNKKESEQQISLKNIKGLSAWSKFVLAGFGIGLMTGFFGVGGGFLIVPTLVLILDFPMKDAIATSLLVIALNCLWGILSRLSGVGSIEITQAIYISVGAIIGMAIGVVIAKRIKAGYLTRIFSYFVIILAFYMFARTLGLIN
- a CDS encoding TQO small subunit DoxD — encoded protein: MAIEKSFSFKSISTLATPIRLVLGWQFFSAFLRRVVNDPEKLDPNSPAFMGHAFNHFLPHALFIKPMIEYLITHPHLLFIFLMVFTIIEGFVGIGLVLGLFTRLSAIGATLLSLGILLGTGWLGSTCVDEWQIGIAGISSGLVIFSLGGGLFSLDNMFFKNKNSKLLAYLASNNLKTNESSFKTEALIFSIIAMFITLYTYQALHGGLYGKLYNLSKIPKIEILNAHLKKNGELNLTIYRTNGPDTYGAFIEEIALLDEKGKVVETINPNNQNLFKNDIKNFYFNKIEPNKFSLVVPLGAKATINIKPTGNISLKKGYYTVELTDVSGLKWSKKINLD
- the rsgA gene encoding GTPase RsgA yields the protein LNANMLQLIFLLIDTKVSIMPSDEIFLNWLKYNNLSTVIVLTKIDKASQSHLAKTKKAIETLNIKYIKTSSTYHEGIDKLAQLIEQACDVSFNLSLFS
- a CDS encoding GTPase, with amino-acid sequence MKETYFKKVKFVGSFLEAPTRLELPQFVFCGRSNVGKSSMINAILNQKIAKVSKTPGKTTTINVFLVDEKFYLVDLPGYGFAKRSKS
- the leuB gene encoding 3-isopropylmalate dehydrogenase is translated as MSKFVISVMEGDGIGPEIVKEGLKVLEEIANKFNHTFEYKYVYVGGCSIDKFGVPLTQETIDTILSTDALFFGSVGGPKWENLPHHLKPEAGLLGIRKALGAFANLRPAKVFNELVDASTLKREIIEGIDLIVVRELTGGIYFGEPRGFSQDRKKAFNTMVYTDEEVRRIAKLAFEIARQRRKKLTSVDKANVLEVSQFWRDIVIDVSKDYPDVELNHMYVDNAAMQLVRNPKQFDVIVTGNIFGDILSDEASMLTGSIGMLASASVGGKVGLFEPIHGSAPDIAGLGIANPIAQIESLAMLLKYGLKLDKEAKCVEDAVSLVLKMGYRTPDIATNSDKKVNTAQMGDLIAKAIHEV
- a CDS encoding 3-isopropylmalate dehydratase small subunit, whose translation is MIVAKVWKFEDNIDTDLIIPARYLNTSDEAELAKHCMEDADPDFVKKAQKGDCIVAGFNFGSGSSREHAPIAIKAAGISCVIAKSFARIFYRNAFNIGLTILELPETDKISEGDILEIDTNTGKIFNKTKNETYQATAIPEFMQELIESGGLFNYAKKMIQKGA
- the leuC gene encoding 3-isopropylmalate dehydratase large subunit; this encodes MEKMTISQKILAKHAKKDFVKPGEIILADVDLAFANDVTAPIVIKFVNDLGGVIANKDKIALIPDHFTPNKDINSANQCKIMRDFVKQNNIKHYWESGEVGIEHALLPEQGYIKPGMLIVGADSHTCTHGAFGAFATGMGSSDVGFAFATGKSWFRVPESIKFIINGKRNKWVGGKDFILKIIGTIGVDGALYKSMEFCGSAISELSMDDRMTMCNMAIEAGGKNGIIEADETTINYLKERNIADYEIFKSDEDAQYVKIYEFDASNIEPQVAFPHLPENTKGISEIKEDIKIDQAFIGSCTNGRISDLRIAAEILKNNKVAKYVRLIIIPATVEIYKQAMKEGLFDIFLEAGAVISTPTCGPCLGGHMGILADSEVAVSTSNRNFVGRMGSPKSFVYLANPAVVAASAVAGKIINPDEVIK
- the cysE gene encoding serine O-acetyltransferase; the encoded protein is MRKKFIFTLPIIALGVYFGKKTKIIEQAKQDINNIFEKDPAARSIPEVVLCYPGLHALWMHRFSHYLWNKNLKLIARFTSHISRFLTGIEIHPAAKIGKNFFIDHGMGVVIGETAEIGDNVTLYQGVTLGGTSLEKVKRHPTLGNNIVVGSGAKILGAFKIGDNSKIGSNSVVVREVPDNSTVVGVPGKIIKKEPAEERKDFDHTKLPDVEGKLFRYLLHRIEELEKEIQALSKGDKEVIKIEEEKNIKELKSIENYIKSFDIGIGGVNGKNDN
- the ybeY gene encoding rRNA maturation RNase YbeY, which produces MRTIIDECGINNKSYFKKFLDFLYKKFNISQKKEINILFCNIDKIKELNKQYRKKNTATDVLSFYGYNDNILGDIAICCEVAKKEAQKAGMNEKEFLLFLIVHGFLHLLGYTHDNIKDYETMIDLQKQILQEWNQL